The genome window AGGCGATCGAGGCAACGCTTGAGGGCGACGACATCACAGTCGCCTTCAACCCGCACTACCTGAGCGAAGGCCTTGGGGCATTCAGCAGCAAGTTTGTCCGTTTTTCCTTCACCACTCCGCCCAAGCCGGCAGTTATCTCCGCGCAGGAAGAGCCCACGGGTGAGGACCGGGAAGACTACCGTTACCTGCTGATGCCGGTGAGGCTGCCCAACCAGTAGCACCAGTACAACCCATCTACCGGAACCATGGAGGACACATGCATATTGGCCTGATCGGACTCGGCAAGATGGGTTACAACATGCGGGAACGGTTGCGTTCCAGGGGCGTCGAGGTGACCGGGTTCGACCGCAACCCCGACGTTTCGGATGTCGCGACCCTGGATGATCTGCTTGCAGCGCTTCCTACACCCCGGGTCGTCTGGGTCATGGTTCCCGCCGGTCCGATCACCGCTCAGGTGATTGAGGAGTTGCGTGCAAGACTCTCTGAAGGCGACCTGGTGATCGACGGCGGAAACTCCAAGTTCAGCACTGACCAGGAACACAGCCGAGCCCTGGCCGAGAAAGGAATCGGCTTCCTGGACTGCGGTGTATCCGGCGGTGTCTGGGGCCTGCAGAACGGTTACGGGCTCATGGTCGGTGGCCCGGACGACGCCGTCGAGCGGGTCATGCCGGTCTTCGACGCCCTCCGTCCGGATGGCGACCGCTCTGAAAGTTTCGTCCATGTGGGCGAGACGGGTGCGGGACACTACGCGAAGATGGTGCACAACGGCATCGAGTACGGGCTGATGCAGGCCTACGCCGAGGGCTACGAACTCCTTGAGGCGAAGGACATCATCAAGGACGTACACGGAACGTTCAAGGCATGGCAGAAGGGGACGGTGGTTCGTTCCTGGTTGCTTGACCTACTCGTCAAGGCGCTCGAGGAAGACCCCGAGCTGAGCAAGGTCGGTGCCTACATTGAAGATTCGGGCGAGGGCAGGTGGACCGTGGAGCAGGCGATCGAGAACGAGGTAGCCGCTCCCGTCATCACTGCCGCGCTTTTTGCACGCTTCAGCTCGCGGCAGGAGGAAGCACCCTCTTTGAAGATGGTCGCCGCCTTGCGGAACCAGTTCGGCGGGCATGCCGTGCGTCCTCCGCGCAACCCAGCCTGATAGAGCCCCGGTGTACGTCCAGCATCTTTCCCTGACCGATTTCCGCAGCTACTCGCAGCTCGACGTCTCGTTCGAACCCGGGGTTACCGTCTTTGTGGGTCCCAACGGTGTGGGGAAGACCAACATCGTGGAGGCTGTCGGTTACCTGGCGTCGTTGTCCTCGCATCGGGTGAGCTCGGACAAGCCCCTCATCGCCTTCGATGCCGAGCGTGCTCTGGTTCGCGGCCGGCTCGTGAGGGGAACGCAGGCAACCAGCGTCGAGCTGGAGATCAACGGCGAACGGGCAAACCGCGCCCGCATCAACAGGGCCAACCCTGTCCGGGCGAGGGAGGCGGCCGGCATTCTGCGCACGGTCCTGTTTGCTCCGGAGGATCTTGCGCTGGTCAAGGGTGACCCGTCCAATCGGCGCCGCTTCCTCGACGACCTGATGGTTCAGCTTGTACCGCACCACGCTGGTGTTCGTGCTGACTACGAGCGGGTACTCAAACAACGCAACGCGCTGCTCAAGTCACTGCGGGGAGGACGACTCACCTCGGCACACGAGGCAACCCTCGAGGTCTGGGACCAGCACCTTGCAGCGGTGGGTTCGCAGTTGCTTCACGCGCGCATGGCTGTTCTGACTCGCCTGGTCCCGCATATGCAGAAGGCCTACAGCGAGCTGACGGATGGTTCGAAGGTGGCCAATGCCGCCTACCGCTCCTCCCTGGTCAGCCCGGTCGCGGATGACGACGACGGGGCATCGGCTCCGTTGGAAGACCTGAGCACGCTGTCGGTGGAAGAACTGACTGACAAATTCCTAAGCGCAATCGCCTCGCAGCGGCGGCGCGAAACAGAGCGTGGAATCTCCCTGGTCGGCCCGCACCGCGATGAAGTAGAGCTGATGCTCGGCCGTGCATTCGTGAAAGGATACGCGTCGCACGGCGAAACCTGGTCCATGGCGTTGGCCTTGCGCCTCGGCTCGTTTTACCTGTTGTCCGACGACGACCACACGCCCGGGTCATCTCCCGTCCTTATTCTGGACGATGTCTTCGCTGAACTTGATGCCTACCGGCGTGACCGGCTGGCATCGGTGGTCGCCGGCGCGGAGCAGGTTTTGGTTACGGCGGCTGTGGGAGATGACGTCCCGGCCGGTCTCGATGGCCGGCACCTTTCCGTGGTGCCCGGAGGCTTGAGTGAAGTACCGGCCTGAGCCACGCGAAGAGGAGAAGGACCAGAGCAACGACGACGGTAAAGCCGTCCGTGCCGCTCATCCGAATGAGACGCCCGCACAGGATGCACCGCAACTGCTGCTGAACCGCCTGCGCGAGGCGTCGGCAGCACGAGGTGAGATGCGGGCACCGGCCACGCGGCGCCGTCGTGCAGTCAGTGCGGGACGGAAGTCTTCGTCTGAGGAAGTGTATTCAGGAAGGGATCCGCAGGGTGTGGGCGCAGTCTTCGGTCGCCTACTCAGCGAGCGAGGCTGGAACTCACCGGTCGCCGTCGGTTCGGTGATGGCCCGGTGGGAGGAACTGGTGGGACCGGAGATCGCAGCGCACTGCGTGCCGGAAAGCTTTCGGGAAACCACCGTGCTGGTGCGCTGTGATTCCACTGCCTGGGCAACGCAGCTGCGGCTGATCAGCCCTGATCTGCTGCGACGGTTCGAACAGGAGCTCGGAGCAGGAGTGGTGACAGCCATGACGATCGTTGGACCGTCGGCTCCGTCATGGCGAAAGGGCGGGCGTGCGGTCCGGGGCCGCGGGCCACGTGACACCTATGGATAGCCGCCTCCGGAATCGGAGTTGGAGTCTCCCGATGAGGGGCGTACAGCGCGTAGCGGACCCCTCCGCACGTATACGCCCCCACGCGACCCCCTGCTGAGAGCTTAAATCGCGCTTTATTCGGCTGTAGAGGGCAATTGGCGCCTCCGTGCGCCTGTCCGCACGGTAGAATAGGACCTGTGGGCATTCCTTAATGGGATGCCTTCATTCTGAGACATAAACACCTGGACAACGAGGAGTCGACAGCGCCCGTGGCTAACGACAACGAAGTGGAATCCACCGGAACACCGGAGAGCGGTGCCGGTTCACACAAGGGTTACGGCGCGAGTGACATCACTGTCCTTGAGGGACTTGAAGCGGTGCGCAAGCGGCCCGGTATGTATATCGGGTCAACCGGTCCGCGCGGCCTCCACCACCTCGTGTACGAGGTTGTGGATAACTCTGTGGATGAGGCCCTCGCCGGCTACTGCGACCACATCCAGGTGACGCTCCTTGCCGACGGTGGTGTCCGGGTCATAGATAACGGCCGCGGCATCCCGGTGGACATGCATCCCACGGAGGGCAAACCCACCGTCGAAGTAGTCATGACCATCCTCCACGCCGGTGGCAAATTCGGCGGCGGAGGCTACGCCGTATCAGGTGGCCTGCACGGCGTCGGTATCTCCGTCGTTAATGCGCTTTCCTACCGTGTTGACACGGAAATTCGCCGGCAGGGCCACGTATGGCGCCAGTCCTTCGCAGACGGCGGCAAACCTGTCGGCCAGCTCGAAAAGGGCGAGGAAACCAACGAGACCGGCACCACCCAGACGTTCTATCCGGACCCGGCGATCTTCGAGACCGTGGAGTTCGATTTCGAGACCCTCCGCGCGCGCTTCCAGCAGATGGCTTTCCTCAACAAAGGCCTGCGGATCAGCCTTGTGGATGAACGGGTTCCCGAGGTGGAAACCGAGGAGATCACCGACGCTGCACACGCTGAGCAGGAACAGTCCGAAGAACACAAGCACCGCCATGTGGAGTACCTCTACGAGAATGGTCTGCTGGACTACGTCAAGCACCTGAACTCGTCGAAGCGCGTGGACGTCATCCACGAGGACGTCATCGCCTTCGAAACCGAAGACCAGGACAAGTCGATCGCCGTCGAAATGGCGATGCAGTGGACCACTGCCTACTCCGAAAGCGTCCACACGTACGCGAACACGATCAACACGCACGAGGGTGGTACCCACGAAGAAGGTTTTCGCGCCGCGATGACCTCACTCATCAACCGCTATGCGCGCGAGAAAAACATCATCAAGGAGAAGGACGACAACCTCACGGGTGACGACATCCGCGAAGGGCTCACTGCCGTCATCTCCGTCAAGCTGTCCGAGCCCCAGTTCGAGGGCCAGACCAAGACCAAGCTGGGAAACTCCGAAGCCAAGGGCTTTGTCCAGCGTGTGGTGACCGACCAGCTGGGCGACTGGCTCGAGCGTAACCCCGGACCGGCCCGGGACGTCATTCGAAAGTCCATCCAGGCCGCTCAGGCGCGGCTTGCCGCCCGGAAGGCACGTGAGTCCACCCGGCGCAAGGGCTTGCTGGAGTCCGGCGGCATGCCCGGCAAGCTCAAGGATTGCCAGTCCAAGGACCCCTCGAAGTCTGAGATCTACATTGTGGAGGGTGACTCGGCCGGCGGCTCGGCTGTGCGCGGACGTAACCCCGAGACCCAGGCGATCCTTCCGCTGCGTGGAAAGATCCTGAACGTTGAACGGGCCCGCCTCGACCGTGCGCTGAGCAACGCGGAAGTACAGGCGATGATCACGGCGTTCGGCGCCGGTATCGGAGAGGACTTCGATGTAGAGAAGGCCCGGTATCACAAGATCGTGCTGATGGCCGATGCCGACGTGGACGGCCAGCACATCACCACCCTGCTGCTGACCCTGCTGTTCCGTTACATGCGGCCGCTCATCGAGAACGGATACGTATACCTGGCACAGCCGCCTCTCTACCGGATCAAGTGGTCCAACGCGCCGCACTCCTACGTCTACAGCGACCGGGAGCGCGACGAGACGATCAAGCTCGGGCTTGCCAACAACCAGCGGCTGCCCAAGGAAAACGGCATCCAGCGTTACAAGGGCCTGGGCGAGATGGACTACACCGAGCTGTGGGAAACCACCATGGACCCGGACAACCGCACGCTCCTGCAGGTCACCATGGACGATGCCGCAGCGGCCGACCAGATTTTCTCGGTGCTGATGGGCGAAGACGTGGAGTCGCGCCGCAACTTCATCCAGCAGAACGCGAAAGACGTTCGGTTCCTCGATATCTGACCCCGCCTCGGACGCGTCGGCAGCACCACAACGGCTTCCCGGCTGCCGCCTCCAAAAGCATTCACGAAACGGAATGAACTAGATGAGTGACGAAGTAACGCCTCCGGGCCCCGGCGCCGAGACCCCGATCGAGGGGACGGTCCTGACTGATCGGGTTGAGCAGGTGGACCTGCAGACCGAGATGCAGCGGTCCTACCTTGACTACGCGATGGCGGTTATCGTTGGCCGCGCGCTGCCCGATGTGCGCGACGGGCTGAAGCCCGTTCACCGGCGGGTGCTGTACGCAATGTTCGACGGCGGCTACCGCCCCGACCGCTCGTTCAACAAGTGCGCGCGCGTGGTCGGCGAAGTCATGGGCCAGTACCACCCGCACGGTGACAGCGCCATTTACGATGCACTGGTCCGGCTCATCCAGGACTGGACCATGAGGTACCCACTCGCGCTGGGGCAGGGGAACTTCGGATCACCGGGTAACGACGGCGCGGCAGCTCCGCGATACACCGAAACAAAGATGGCGCCTCTGGCCATGGAGATGGTCCGCGACATCGACGAGGAAACCGTCGATTTCCAGGACAACTATGACGGCAAGAACCAGGAACCCACCATCCTGCCGTCCCGTTTTCCCAACCTGCTCGTCAACGGATCCTCCGGTATCGCCGTCGGCATGGCCACCAATATCCCGCCGCACAACCTGCGCGAGGTGGCCGACGGTGTCCAGTGGTATCTGAAGAATCCTGAGGCGTCCAAGGAGGAACTGCTTGAGGCGCTGATCCAGCGCATCAAGGGCCCGGACTTCCCGACCGGTGCGCAGATTCTGGGCCACAAGGGCATTGAGGACGCGTACCGGACCGGTCGAGGTTCCATCACCATGCGCGCCGTGGTGAATGTGGAAGAGATCCAGGGACGCACCTGCCTGGTAGTGACCGAGCTCCCGTATCAGGCGAACCCGGACAACCTTGCGATCAAGATCGCCGACCTGGTGAAGGACGGCAAAATTTCAGGCATCGCCGACCTCAGGGATGAGACCTCGGGCCGCACCGGTCAGCGCCTGGTGATCGTGCTGAAGCGCGACGCGGTAGCCAAGGTGGTCCTCAACAACCTGTACAAGCACACGTCGCTGCAGGAAAACTTCAGCGCCAACATGTTGGCGATCGTTGACGACGTGCCGCGCACGCTAAGCCTCGACGCGTTCATCCGCCATTGGGTGACGCATCAGCTCGAAGTGATTGTCCGCAGGACCCGGTACCGCCTGCGAAAGGCCGAGGAACAAGCCCACATCCTGCGGGGCTTGTTGAAGGCACTGGATGCGCTGGACGAGGTCATCGCCCTGATCCGCCGCTCTCCGACGGTCGAGGATGCCCGCAACGGGCTCATGGGCCTTCTGGACATCGATGAGATCCAGGCCCAGGCGATCCTCGACATGCAGCTGCGCCGTCTGGCCGCCCTCGAGCGCCAGAAGATTCAGGATCAGCACGCGAAGCTGGAAGCGGAAATCGCCGAGTACAAGCAGATCCTGGCCTCGGAATCCCAGCAGCGGGAGATCGTCTCGACCGAACTGCAGGAAATCGTCGACAAGCACGGCGATGATCGCCGCACCGAGATCCTCATGGGCTACGACGCCGATATGAGCATGGAAGACCTCATCCCCGAAGAGGAGATGGTGGTTACCATCACCCGGGGTGGATACGTCAAGCGCACGCGCAGCGACAACTACCGCCAGCAGGCCCGTGGCGGAAAGGGCATTCGTGGCGCCCAGCTGCGCGGCGACGACGTCGTCGAGCACTTCTTTGTGACCACCACCCACCATTGGCTGCTTTTCTTCACGAACCTCGGCAGGGTCTACCGCGCCAAAGCGTACGAGCTCATCGAAGCCGCACGGGATGCCAAGGGTCAGCATGTGGCAAACCTGCTGGCATTCCAGCCAGACGAGACGATCGCCCAGGTACTCGACCTTCGGGACTACGAGCAGTCGCCTTACCTGGTCCTTGCGACCAAACGGGGCCTGGTCAAGAAGACCCGGTTGGCAGATTACGACACCAACCGCTCGGCGGGTGTCATCGCCATCAACCTCCGCGACGGCGACGAACTGGTATCCGCCCAGCTGGTTTCCGAAAGCGACGACATGATGCTGGTGTCCCGCAAAGGCCAGTCGCTGCGCTTCAGCGCCACCGACGAGGCACTTCGACCCATGGGCCGCGCTACCTCCGGCGTAACCGGCATGAAGTTCCGTGAGGACGACGAACTGTTGGCTGCGAACGTCGTCAGCGACGATTCGTATGTCTTCATCGTGACTGAGGGCGGCTTTGCCAAGCGGACCAAAGTGGATGAGTACCGTGTCCAGGGCCGTGGAGGCCTTGGCATCAAGGTGGCCAAGCTGGCTGAAGAGCGAGGTGACCTGGTTGGTGCGCTCATCGTGCAGGAGGAAGACGAGGTCCTGGTTGTCATGGGCGGAGGCAAGGTAGTGCGTTCCGCGGTAGCCGGCGTTCCCGCAAAGGGCCGTGACACCATGGGCGTCATCTTCGCCAAGCCCGACAAATCTGACCGTATCATCGCTGTCGCCCGCAACACCGAACGCGGCTTGACCGCTGAAGAGGCGGCCGTTCCCACAGCCGTGATCATTGACGCTGAAACTGCGTCCGAAGGTGTGGATGAAGTACCGTTGTCGTCAGGAGAAACGGCTGAGCCTGAGGCTGAGCCAACCGATATGGGAGGTTCTGAGTGAGTTCTGGCAACTCAAATCCGCGTTCGACCACGGGAAGCGCCGTGCGGTCGTCAGGCGGAGGACCTCGGATCAATGCGCCCGCGCGCCCTACCCAGCGGCCGGCGTCGTCGGCACCTCGCCCGGGCAACCGGCCGGGGCTGGTCAAGCCTGCGCCCAAGGCGAAGGCACGCAAGGCACGTCTCCTGATCAGCAAGATCGATCCCTGGTCGGTCCTGAAGATGGCCTTCCTTCTGTCCGTCGCACTCGGCATTGTCACTGTGGTGGCGGCCATTGTGATCTGGACGGTTCTCGACCTTACGGGCATCTTCGACCGCGTGAATCAGCTGCTCGGCGAGATCGCCGGCTCCGAGGGCGAAGGCTTCGACCTGCGCCAGTTCGCGTCGCTGGGGCAGGTGGTTTCCTTCGCGACCATCATCGCGGTGGTGAACGTTGTCCTGCTGACCGCTTTGGCCATGCTTGCGGCGGTTCTCTACAACATTTCGTCCACTCTGGTGGGCGGTATCGGGGTGACCCTCACGGACGACTGACGGCGGTTGGGCCGCTCAATTTGTTGATTGCGGCGGCCCTACTGTAAAGTCGTATCTCGGCCCGATGAGGTTCGGGGCGTATAGCTCAGGCGGTTAGAGCGCTTCGCTGATAACGAAGAGGTCCCAGGTTCAAGTCCTGGTACGCCCACGGATTCTGGCACCGGCAGGAAACTGCAAGGGAAGGAGCACTGTGAAGAAGTTGCTGGTAGTAGCAGCTGCGGTTGCAGGCGCTTTCGCTTACAAGCGGTGGCAGGAGTCCGAGAAGGAAAAGCAAGTGTGGAGCGAGGCGACCGATTCGGTCGATTAGGGCTTCGCGGCTGATCAGGGTAGACTGGTCAGGTTCCTTTCGGGGGCATGGCGCAATTGGTAGCGCACCTGCTTTGCAAGCAGGGGGTTCGGGGTTCGAGTCCCCGTGCCTCCACCGAATGAAAGAGTCCCAGCCAAGCGGCTGGGACTCTTTCGCTTTTCCCGTGGTGTAATGGTCGGCCGCTGCCCGCCTCATGCAAGGGCCTGAGGGCTCAATGTCGGGGCATTACGGTTCGCGCTGTTCTCACGGAATGCACAGCGCGCAGGACCTTCGCCGGGTAATAAATGGACATGAAGATCAGCATCGGGATCTTCAACACCCGCTTGTCGATCTGATGTGCCCGGTAAGTGCGATCGAAGCGCGTCACGTAGTAGCGGTAGTCCTTGGGCGAGTTTTCGAGTCGCCGGGCAGACATTCCGCTAACCATGGACGGTATGTAGCGGATTACCAGGTCCTGCTCGGCGAGATGAAGCGAGATGTCAATGTCCTCGTGCATTTCATCCTTCTCGTCCCGACAGGTGCTGTCACGGATCTGCTCCCAGGCAGTCCTGCGCAGTGCCATGTTCGATCCGAAGAGGAAGTGGTACTGGTTTCGCGCCAGCTTGAGGACGAACTGACGCATCTTGTCGTCGGCCTTGAGTCCCCAGCGCCTCATCGGCATGTCGTAGTACACCACAGGTCCCGTCGCTGCGGCTACGGCGGGATCGGAAAACCCCGTCTGCACGGTCTCTACCCAGTCCGGCTCAAGAACGGAATCTGCGTCGATTCTGCCCAGGACGTCGCCTTCCGCATGGTCGAAACCATAGTTCCTGGTGGGGATCAGCCCCTGCTCCTCATTCTGCTCAAGCAGACGGATCCGGCTTTCGGGGTACTCAAGCTGTACTAGGCGCACAATCTCGGCTGTGCTGTCAGTAGAGCGATTGTTCACCACGATGATCTCGTGGGCCGGCATGGACTGGTAGATGGCGGCGATGAGGCACTGGCGAATGACGCCTTCCTCGTTGTAGGCCGGAATCACGATGGACACTGACGGCTTCGCGGGGTGCACGGCCGCAAATCTACCACCGGGCGCATTGAGCCCATCTCCGGACACGAAAAAAGCGGGAAAGATCCCTCTCCGAAAGGACCTTTCCCGCTCTTCCGAGAATGAGCGGTGGGCTAGACGGCCGGACCCTTGGGAGCGCCGGCGTCGTCATCAGCCTTCTCTGCCGCCCGGTCAGCCGCCTCCTTGATGTCTGTCACCGCCTGCTTCGCCTCATCCGTGTGGGCGCCTTCGGAAACAGGACGGGGTTCGACGGGTGCCGGCGTCTTCCAAGGGTCCTCAACCGGCTGCGAAGCACGCCAGACGGCGATCCCGCCGGTAATGGCCGCTGCGATGATGCCGATGATGAGCCAGCCCTTGCCGCCCTTGCGGGGCGGAGTGCGCTTCAGGTCCTTTGCCGCGCGCTGAGCCGCGAGAACCGCAGCCTTCTGGTACTTCTTGACGGCCTTCTTGTCACCGGTCACGCGGGTGACTACTCCCACGACACCCGGCGGGATGGTGGCTGCGGCTATAGAGCGCGACGCAGAGTCAGCAGCTTCGCTCAATCGGTTCGAAACGGCAGGGATGTACTCGACAACCACCCGGTCGCGCGCCTGGTTGTAGGCGGGCGTAGCCCGATCGATCGTCTGCTGGATACGAGGCCGGGTCCCTTCGACAACCCTGTCCAGCCCCTCCTGGATGCGCGGAGTCACCGTGGCAATGCCCGTCTGGAGGGACTGCGATGCGCGGTCCACGCCCTGCTGGATCCTGGGTGCCGTAACTTCGATGCCCCGCTCGATGCGTGGGGCAACCCAGACCCTTGCGGCATCCACTCGCGGAGCG of Arthrobacter sp. JZ12 contains these proteins:
- the gnd gene encoding phosphogluconate dehydrogenase (NAD(+)-dependent, decarboxylating), whose amino-acid sequence is MHIGLIGLGKMGYNMRERLRSRGVEVTGFDRNPDVSDVATLDDLLAALPTPRVVWVMVPAGPITAQVIEELRARLSEGDLVIDGGNSKFSTDQEHSRALAEKGIGFLDCGVSGGVWGLQNGYGLMVGGPDDAVERVMPVFDALRPDGDRSESFVHVGETGAGHYAKMVHNGIEYGLMQAYAEGYELLEAKDIIKDVHGTFKAWQKGTVVRSWLLDLLVKALEEDPELSKVGAYIEDSGEGRWTVEQAIENEVAAPVITAALFARFSSRQEEAPSLKMVAALRNQFGGHAVRPPRNPA
- the recF gene encoding DNA replication/repair protein RecF (All proteins in this family for which functions are known are DNA-binding proteins that assist the filamentation of RecA onto DNA for the initiation of recombination or recombinational repair.); this translates as MYVQHLSLTDFRSYSQLDVSFEPGVTVFVGPNGVGKTNIVEAVGYLASLSSHRVSSDKPLIAFDAERALVRGRLVRGTQATSVELEINGERANRARINRANPVRAREAAGILRTVLFAPEDLALVKGDPSNRRRFLDDLMVQLVPHHAGVRADYERVLKQRNALLKSLRGGRLTSAHEATLEVWDQHLAAVGSQLLHARMAVLTRLVPHMQKAYSELTDGSKVANAAYRSSLVSPVADDDDGASAPLEDLSTLSVEELTDKFLSAIASQRRRETERGISLVGPHRDEVELMLGRAFVKGYASHGETWSMALALRLGSFYLLSDDDHTPGSSPVLILDDVFAELDAYRRDRLASVVAGAEQVLVTAAVGDDVPAGLDGRHLSVVPGGLSEVPA
- a CDS encoding DUF721 domain-containing protein, whose translation is MKYRPEPREEEKDQSNDDGKAVRAAHPNETPAQDAPQLLLNRLREASAARGEMRAPATRRRRAVSAGRKSSSEEVYSGRDPQGVGAVFGRLLSERGWNSPVAVGSVMARWEELVGPEIAAHCVPESFRETTVLVRCDSTAWATQLRLISPDLLRRFEQELGAGVVTAMTIVGPSAPSWRKGGRAVRGRGPRDTYG
- the gyrB gene encoding DNA topoisomerase (ATP-hydrolyzing) subunit B, which encodes MANDNEVESTGTPESGAGSHKGYGASDITVLEGLEAVRKRPGMYIGSTGPRGLHHLVYEVVDNSVDEALAGYCDHIQVTLLADGGVRVIDNGRGIPVDMHPTEGKPTVEVVMTILHAGGKFGGGGYAVSGGLHGVGISVVNALSYRVDTEIRRQGHVWRQSFADGGKPVGQLEKGEETNETGTTQTFYPDPAIFETVEFDFETLRARFQQMAFLNKGLRISLVDERVPEVETEEITDAAHAEQEQSEEHKHRHVEYLYENGLLDYVKHLNSSKRVDVIHEDVIAFETEDQDKSIAVEMAMQWTTAYSESVHTYANTINTHEGGTHEEGFRAAMTSLINRYAREKNIIKEKDDNLTGDDIREGLTAVISVKLSEPQFEGQTKTKLGNSEAKGFVQRVVTDQLGDWLERNPGPARDVIRKSIQAAQARLAARKARESTRRKGLLESGGMPGKLKDCQSKDPSKSEIYIVEGDSAGGSAVRGRNPETQAILPLRGKILNVERARLDRALSNAEVQAMITAFGAGIGEDFDVEKARYHKIVLMADADVDGQHITTLLLTLLFRYMRPLIENGYVYLAQPPLYRIKWSNAPHSYVYSDRERDETIKLGLANNQRLPKENGIQRYKGLGEMDYTELWETTMDPDNRTLLQVTMDDAAAADQIFSVLMGEDVESRRNFIQQNAKDVRFLDI
- the gyrA gene encoding DNA gyrase subunit A; amino-acid sequence: MSDEVTPPGPGAETPIEGTVLTDRVEQVDLQTEMQRSYLDYAMAVIVGRALPDVRDGLKPVHRRVLYAMFDGGYRPDRSFNKCARVVGEVMGQYHPHGDSAIYDALVRLIQDWTMRYPLALGQGNFGSPGNDGAAAPRYTETKMAPLAMEMVRDIDEETVDFQDNYDGKNQEPTILPSRFPNLLVNGSSGIAVGMATNIPPHNLREVADGVQWYLKNPEASKEELLEALIQRIKGPDFPTGAQILGHKGIEDAYRTGRGSITMRAVVNVEEIQGRTCLVVTELPYQANPDNLAIKIADLVKDGKISGIADLRDETSGRTGQRLVIVLKRDAVAKVVLNNLYKHTSLQENFSANMLAIVDDVPRTLSLDAFIRHWVTHQLEVIVRRTRYRLRKAEEQAHILRGLLKALDALDEVIALIRRSPTVEDARNGLMGLLDIDEIQAQAILDMQLRRLAALERQKIQDQHAKLEAEIAEYKQILASESQQREIVSTELQEIVDKHGDDRRTEILMGYDADMSMEDLIPEEEMVVTITRGGYVKRTRSDNYRQQARGGKGIRGAQLRGDDVVEHFFVTTTHHWLLFFTNLGRVYRAKAYELIEAARDAKGQHVANLLAFQPDETIAQVLDLRDYEQSPYLVLATKRGLVKKTRLADYDTNRSAGVIAINLRDGDELVSAQLVSESDDMMLVSRKGQSLRFSATDEALRPMGRATSGVTGMKFREDDELLAANVVSDDSYVFIVTEGGFAKRTKVDEYRVQGRGGLGIKVAKLAEERGDLVGALIVQEEDEVLVVMGGGKVVRSAVAGVPAKGRDTMGVIFAKPDKSDRIIAVARNTERGLTAEEAAVPTAVIIDAETASEGVDEVPLSSGETAEPEAEPTDMGGSE
- a CDS encoding DUF3566 domain-containing protein, with amino-acid sequence MSSGNSNPRSTTGSAVRSSGGGPRINAPARPTQRPASSAPRPGNRPGLVKPAPKAKARKARLLISKIDPWSVLKMAFLLSVALGIVTVVAAIVIWTVLDLTGIFDRVNQLLGEIAGSEGEGFDLRQFASLGQVVSFATIIAVVNVVLLTALAMLAAVLYNISSTLVGGIGVTLTDD
- a CDS encoding DLW-39 family protein, with protein sequence MKKLLVVAAAVAGAFAYKRWQESEKEKQVWSEATDSVD
- a CDS encoding glycosyltransferase family 2 protein — translated: MHPAKPSVSIVIPAYNEEGVIRQCLIAAIYQSMPAHEIIVVNNRSTDSTAEIVRLVQLEYPESRIRLLEQNEEQGLIPTRNYGFDHAEGDVLGRIDADSVLEPDWVETVQTGFSDPAVAAATGPVVYYDMPMRRWGLKADDKMRQFVLKLARNQYHFLFGSNMALRRTAWEQIRDSTCRDEKDEMHEDIDISLHLAEQDLVIRYIPSMVSGMSARRLENSPKDYRYYVTRFDRTYRAHQIDKRVLKIPMLIFMSIYYPAKVLRAVHSVRTARTVMPRH